The genomic region ATGGCCGGCGTCATCGCCGCCCGCCGCGCCCGGCCCGGCGACGACCTGGTCAGCCGGCTGCTCGCCGCGCGCACCGGCGGCGGGGACCGGCTCACCGACACCGAACTCGGCTTCCTGTGCATCATGTGCTTCGTTGCCGGCGTCGAGACGACAACGGCCCTCATCGGCAACGGGCTGCTCGCCCTGGTGCACCATCCCGACACCGCGGCGCTGCTGCACCGGCGGCCGGAGCTGGTCGCTGCCGCCGTCGAGGAGGCGCTGCGCTACGACAGCCCCCTGCAGCTCACCAAGCGCCTCGCCACCCGCGACGTCGAGCTCGGCGGCAGCCGGATCCGTGCCGGCGAGCAGGTGCTGCTCTGCCTCGGCGCGGCCAACCGGGACCCCGCGGTGTTCGACCGGCCGGACACCTTCGACATCACCCGCCCGGCGGGGGGCCACCTCGCCTTCGGCCATGGGATGCACGGCTGCCTCGGCGGCATGCTCGCCAGGGCTCAGGCCGAGATCGTCTTCGGCTGCCTCACCGGCCGCGCCGAACGCCTCGCGCCCGCGGTCGACCGGCACGGTGACGCCGGCGGGCGGGACCTTCCCCGCCAGGAGCACAGCCTCATCGTCCGCGGGCTGACCAGCCTGCCCGTCGCGCTGGCGGGGGCCTGGTGACGGGCGGGCCTGCGGCGGGGACGCGAACCGATCACGACGTGGCGGGCGCCCTGCTGCCGGACGTGCTGCGCCGACGCGCCGCCGGCGACCCGGACGGGCGGGCGTTCATCCTGCTCGACGAGCACGGCGACGAGCGGGCCGCGCTGACCTACCGGGAGCTGTACACCCGGGCGCTGGCCATCGCCGACCGGCTGGGCCGCCGCTGCGGGCCGGGGGAGCGGGCGCTGCTGGTCTTCCCGCAGGGCCTGGAGTTCATCGTTGCCTACTTCGGCTGCCTGTACGCCCGCGTCATCGCCGTGCCGGTCAACCCGCCGCGCCGCGGCGCGGTCCAGGACGCCACCCGCGCGATCGTGCGGGACTGCGCGCCCACCGCCGTCCTGTCCACCGGCCCGATGATCGACGTGGTCCGGGTGCCGCTGGAGGCCGTCACCGGCCCGCTGGCGTGGATCGCGGTGGACGAGACCGTCCCCGAGCCGACCCTGGAGCCGACCGACGCTGCGCCGGACTGGTCGGGCGAGCCGGACACGGTCGCGTTCCTTCAGTACACCTCCGGGTCCACGGCCGACCCGAAGGGCGTGATGGTCACCCATCGCAACCTGGCGGCGAACCAGGAGATGATCCGGCTCGCCTTCGGCCACGACCGGCACTCGACGTTCGTCGGCTGGGCGCCGCTGTTCCACGACCAGGGCCTCATCGGCAACGTGCTGCAACCGCTGTACCTCGGCGCGACCGGCGTGCTGCTGGACCCGGGGGCGTTCATCCGCCGCCCACTGCTGTGGCTCGCGGCGATCTCCCGCTACCGCGCCCACACCAGCGGCGGTCCGAACTTCGCCTTCGACGTCTGCGCGGCCGCGGCGGCCGGCGGCGGCGTGCCCGACCTGGACCTGAGCTGCTGGCGGGTCGCGTTCAACGGCGCCGAACCGATCCGCGCCGACACGCTGCGCCGCTTCGCCGACGCCTTCGCCCCGGTCGGATTCGACCCGCGCGCGCTCTACCCCTGCTACGGCCTGGCCGAGGCGACGCTGCTGGTCACCGGCAGCCGCAAGGGCCGCGGCCCCCGCACCCTCGACGCGGACGCCGACGGGCTCGGCGCGGGCCGTTACACCCCGACCCCACCCGGCCGCGGCCGGCCCCTCGTCGGCTCCGGCCTTGCCCCCGCCGCCTTCGATGGCGCCACGGCGCAGGCCGAGGGCGCCATGGCGCTCGGGCCGTGGGTCGCAGCCGAGGTGCGGATCGTCGATCCGGAGACCGGGCGCGGCGCTCCGCCCGACCGGATCGGGGAGATCTGGGTCGCCGGCGACCACGTGGCGGCCGGCTACTGGCAGCGCCCGGCGGCCACCGCCGACACCTTTCAGGCCCGCTGCGCCGACGCGCCCGGCCGCTCCTATCTGCGCACCGGCGACCTCGGCCTGATCGTCGACGGCGAGCTGTACGTCGTGGGTCGGCACAAGGACATGCTGGTCCTGCGCGGCCGCAACCACTACCCGCAGGACCTCGAACAGACCGCCGCGGCGGCGCACCCCGCGCTGCGGCCCGGCGGGTGCGCCGCCTTCGCGGTCCCGGGCCCGGGCGGGGAACGCCCCGTCGTCGTCCAGGAGGTGCGCGGCGAACCCGGCACGGACGCCGACCCCGCGGACGTCGCCGGGTCGATCCGCGCCGCGGTGGTGCGCCAACACGACCTCACGCTGGCGGACCTGGTGCTCGTCCGCCCGGGCACACTGCCCAAGACCAGCAGCGGCAAGATCATGCGAGCCGCCGCCCGCCGCCGCTACCTGGCTGGCGACCTCGCACCGTGGGCGGCTTCGCCCCCTGCCGCGCCGGCGTCGTCCCCGGCCGGCTGAGACGCCCGCGGTGGCGGTGCGCCCGGCCAACCCCGACTACGTCCGGTTCGTCACCGAGACGGTTCTCAGCATGCCCGCTGCGGCCCGGCTGGGTTTCCGGGTCGGGCGGGTGACACCCGGCGAGGTCGAACTCCTCCAGCCCTGGCGCCATGAGCTCACCCAGCATGACGGCCACCTGCAGGCTGGCGTCCTCGCCTCGCTGGCGGACCTCGCCGCCGGTTGCGCCGCGGGAACCCTGCTGCCGGCCGGCTGGGTCAACATGACCGTCGACGTCACCCTGAAGATCCTCGCCCCGGCGAGCGGCGCGGCCTTCCTCGCCCACGGCCGGGTGGTCCACGCGGGCCTGACGACGACCATCGCCGCCGCCGACGTCTGGTGCGTCCCGACCACTGACGGCGCAACCGTCCTTTCCGGTGCCGAGGGCGATGAAGGGTTCGACATCGACGCCGACTCAGGGACGGGCCGATCCGGGTCCGACGATCCACTCGGCCCCCGCCGACCCGCAGAGACGATGTGCGCCACCGCGCTGATCACCTTCCGCAACATCCGCCGCCATCCGCCCCGTCCGCCGAGCCGCCGCCCCAGCTGACACGCCCTTGCGCGGGCAGGATCGCCTGGCGGAACCAGGACACCGAAGATCAGAAACCGCGGCAGATCGTCCAGCGGGCGAACCCGGCCTGACGGAGGCACTAGATATCCCCGGTCACGATTCGCTCTGCCTGACTGCGCTCCACACAGAATTCGTTCCCTTCAATGTCGATCATGACGACCCAGCCCGTACCGTCCGGCTTGCGGAAGTCCGCGACAACCTTCGCGCCCAGGCCCAACAGCCGCTCGACTTCTTCATCTCGAGATCGGTCCTGTGGCTGAAGATCCAGGTGCAGCCGGTTCTTGACCTTCTTGCCCTCGGGTACGAGGAGGAAAAGAAGGCCTGGACCGCTGCCCTCTCCGGTGCTCACGAGTACCTCCGGAACCTCGGGCCGGTCGTCCTGGTGCAGGACCCCTCCCAGGACCTCTGCCCAAAAGGACCCGAGAGCGTAGGCATCGGCGCAGTCGAACTCGATATTGCGTATGAGCGAAGTCATGGTGTCACTATCGGCCGTAGGGGCGACCGTTGCGTGCAATGCCCTGACTCGCAACTCGACTGGTCAACCTGGCCTTGCACCAGCGAGCACCGAAAATGGCCAAGTAGCCGCGATCCCGAAGCGTTCCGGCTGGCCAACGAGTCCATCTGGGCAGCTCGGGCGGCCATCTTTACCTGATCCAGGAGGACGGCCGCGCGGTAACCTGCGGTCCGCATGCGCCTTCCCGAGTCGGGTGACGAGGGCCGGACAGGCGGTCGGGCCGGGCCGGTTCGCGCCGCTCAGGCGGTGTTCCGTAGGTGTGGTGGGGGTTGGCTGTAGGGGTTGCGGCGGGGTCGGCGTAGTGGGTCGATGCGGTGGGGTGGGATGAGTGCGGGGCGGTGGTCGTCGGTGAAGATGATGTCCCAGCCGTCGTGGTGGACCCGGCGGTGGTGGGTGGCGCAGAGCAGGAGCAGGTTGTGCAGAGCGGTGGGTCCGCCGTCGCGCCAGTGGATCGCGTGGTGTGCTTCGCACCAGGACGGTGGCCGATCGCAGCCCGGGAACACGCATCCCTGATCGCGGATGGCCAGGGCGCGGCGCAGGTGCGCGGGAACGGTGCGGGTTGATCGTCCGACGTCGAGGGGGACACCGGCGGGGTCGAGCAGGATGCGGCTGATTTCCGCGTCGCAGCTCAGTCGGGCCAGGG from Frankia alni ACN14a harbors:
- a CDS encoding fatty acyl-AMP ligase, yielding MAGALLPDVLRRRAAGDPDGRAFILLDEHGDERAALTYRELYTRALAIADRLGRRCGPGERALLVFPQGLEFIVAYFGCLYARVIAVPVNPPRRGAVQDATRAIVRDCAPTAVLSTGPMIDVVRVPLEAVTGPLAWIAVDETVPEPTLEPTDAAPDWSGEPDTVAFLQYTSGSTADPKGVMVTHRNLAANQEMIRLAFGHDRHSTFVGWAPLFHDQGLIGNVLQPLYLGATGVLLDPGAFIRRPLLWLAAISRYRAHTSGGPNFAFDVCAAAAAGGGVPDLDLSCWRVAFNGAEPIRADTLRRFADAFAPVGFDPRALYPCYGLAEATLLVTGSRKGRGPRTLDADADGLGAGRYTPTPPGRGRPLVGSGLAPAAFDGATAQAEGAMALGPWVAAEVRIVDPETGRGAPPDRIGEIWVAGDHVAAGYWQRPAATADTFQARCADAPGRSYLRTGDLGLIVDGELYVVGRHKDMLVLRGRNHYPQDLEQTAAAAHPALRPGGCAAFAVPGPGGERPVVVQEVRGEPGTDADPADVAGSIRAAVVRQHDLTLADLVLVRPGTLPKTSSGKIMRAAARRRYLAGDLAPWAASPPAAPASSPAG
- a CDS encoding PaaI family thioesterase; this translates as MAVRPANPDYVRFVTETVLSMPAAARLGFRVGRVTPGEVELLQPWRHELTQHDGHLQAGVLASLADLAAGCAAGTLLPAGWVNMTVDVTLKILAPASGAAFLAHGRVVHAGLTTTIAAADVWCVPTTDGATVLSGAEGDEGFDIDADSGTGRSGSDDPLGPRRPAETMCATALITFRNIRRHPPRPPSRRPS
- a CDS encoding VOC family protein, translated to MTSLIRNIEFDCADAYALGSFWAEVLGGVLHQDDRPEVPEVLVSTGEGSGPGLLFLLVPEGKKVKNRLHLDLQPQDRSRDEEVERLLGLGAKVVADFRKPDGTGWVVMIDIEGNEFCVERSQAERIVTGDI